The genome window GCGGCGTCAAACCTGCTACAACTGGTATAGCCTTGGTGCTCATAGTTATCTTGTTCTTGGTTGCGGCCGATACATCAACATTATTGCCGGCGATAATTTCAGCGCCGCTCTTGACAGTAGTTAACGCTTGCGCATCGGAAATAGCAACTCCTGCTCCCCCGAAAACTGAGAACAGCATCGACTCGACTGCCGATGTTGCCGCCGTGCTGACCTGCACATCCTTGTCGGCCACAAGTTTTGCCTTGTCATCAAGTGTTACTTCGGCTTTGGCATGAACATTACTGACCGACGCACCAACCCGCAAATTACCCAAGGTGCTTACCAGTGTATCACCGATACTGCTGCCGCTGTTTTTTAAGTCGTCCAAAGAATCATTGTTCTTAGCATCATTAACATCCTCCAGTTCATCAAAGGTCGGGCTATCGGCAGCATCATTTTTAGCGATTGCTTGGAGGCTGATATTGTTGCCTTTAATAGCTGCCTCTTTTACCGTTACAGTTGCATCCGGCCCCGTCATGGCCCAGGCAAACAGCTTGTCCTGACTGGAGGCAATAATTGATACATCGCCGCCGGTATCGGCTGCGCCCGTTCCGGCAGCATCAATAACTGACTTATTTATATTAATATCAGCTTTATCTTTGTACGTTGTGTGATTGACGGCCAGACTTACATTCCCCGCCTTACCTACGCCGGTTGCCGTACCGTTTTTTATATTCTCTAAAGTGCTGTCCTCAGCAACCTGCCGCGTTGACAGCAAAGCATTATCAACTTTAATACTGTCTGTGGCTTTGACCTCAAGACTCGCCCCGCCGGTCAGGATATTGCCGCCCAGCTTGACTGAAGGAGCAGTAATTCGGACCGCATCACTGCCTGAAGTCGAGTGAGCGCTGATAGTCCCCGAATTTTCAAAATTGTCATCTGCCGTAATAACGATATTGCCGTTTTCGACAGCTAGCTTTGTTCCATATTGCAAATCATTTGCATTTACGATATCAGAGAAGTCCACGACACTTGAATCATGGGTAAACGCTGCGCCGGTCTGAATAACACCACTGTTTTTCACTGTATTGCCCAGCAGCGTTGCCCCGGTTACGGTATTGATTTTTCCCTGGATAGTGATATCGCCGCTGGCTGAACCTTCCAGAATGCTTGCAATCGACTTTTCGGTATCTATTTGCTTTCCAATGCTTGAAGTACTAAATGTTAAATTCCCCACATTAACTACGCCGGTAGACCCAACCATAATCCCGCTAGGGTTAAGCAGATATACATTGCCGCCAATTTGACCGTTTTTTATCCCGTTGAGCATACCATCAATATTTGAGGCGTTTCCGCCGGTTACATAATTAAGCAGATTATCGGCCGTCATAGTATTGGCCAAATTTGAAAAGTGCAGGTTTACAATATCTCCCTGCGACACTGAAAAATCTTTGAAGGAATTAAAAGCGTTTTTGCCATTGGAACTAAAGGTATTGGTATGAATATTAGTAATGTTGCCGTTTATGTCGACTTGGGTGGCTGTTCTGTTATCAATGGTGATATTGCTGGCATACGCACTGCCAAGGCCTATATTGCTAAGCAATTGCAATACGGCCACACTTGCAGCAACCTGTTTAGCCAAACTCTTCCGTTTGGCTGAAATGTCGGCAACAACTTTGCCGCTAGCCTTCTTTGGCCCACGGCGTCTTATATTAATCGGCGCTGTTTTCTGCCAAACAGGCTTGTCCCGTCCCCAGGCACGCCGCCACGATCTTTGAATACCAGCCATTTTCTTTTCTCCTCCTCACCATACATTAAAGTCCTTCCAGTACGACACAATCTACCTGCTAGCCATTTCCATTAGCTCGCTGATACCTATCGAAATCCCGCCCGACCACAAAATAGCCCGACCATCAGTTTTTGGCGCCATGAACAATTCCATATTTCTCAGGTTGGAAAAACGAGCCGTTTGCAGCTTGTCTTTCATATCAATTTTTATCGAATGATTGTTGTCAAAATAAGCCGTAATATACTGCCTATTGTCAGGCACAACTCTTAATATTTTCATTTTAAGCATTCCTTTCGTCTCCATTTTGGCCAATGTTGATTAGTTGGAATAATTCAAAAAAAAAGAAACAACTAGCTAACTTTATAATAAAGTCAAATAGTTGTTTCAGAATACTATCCAAAAGTATACTTTTCCCAGTTTCACCCTTTTTTTTGCTCAGTAAATAGTCGTACAAGAACTGCCCGGCTGCCAATGCCTAATTTAGCGTATATTTTCTGGAGAGCCTTTTTAACAGTTACTTCGGCGATACTAAGCTTGGTGGCAATAATGTGATTGGATAATCCCTGGGCTACAAGTTCAGCAATTTCCAGTTCTCTTGCCGTAAGCCTAGTGATACCGAAGTGTTGCTCGATGTTTGCTATCATTCCTTCTACGTTCTTACTTACAGAAGCATAAACTTTTCTGACATGACCAATAAATTCGACACAATTGCCGTCTTGCGCTAAATCGATAAGAATATTGCTGATGTAGTCCCCATTTTCAACAAAAGGCATAATTAATTGATCGGGAGCCGCAATATCAATTGCTTTTTTAAGTGCTGCTTGCCCTTCCTGGTAATGATTTAGTCGATAGTGGGCTGCCGCCATATAGATATAAGTATACACATGCCCTAATAGATGAGGAAAAACGCTGGCAATACTAATAAACTGTGTAGCAATGCCAAGCAGTTTTGTATATTCACCTTTCAGCAATAACCCTCTGCCATAGATAATGTTAAAAAAGGCATAACAAGGATAATGCAGCCGGCTTTCCTGTAACTGGCCATGCAAAATCCAATTGGGAATCTTATATGCTTGACCAAGGCATGAATATATATACCCTTCACACATATCCACCAGATCGACATACATATACTTTCTATTTTTCTTAACTTCTGACCGCATCTGCTGCAAAACATCCAAGGCCGAAGATAAATCTCCCTTAATCAAAGCCAGCCGGATTTGCAGAAACATTGCACAAAGCATGATACCCAGCTGCTGATGGCAGCCTGCTATATACATCGCTTTATGATTGTTAATTTCAGCGTTTTCAAAGTCTCCGCAATAATAATAACGCTCTGCCTGCATAACATAATCGCCGCCCGCTCCATGACCGGCTGTTATCTGACAATAACGATGGATAAGCTCCATAATCTGCTGTGCTTGTTTCTCAAGTTCGCCGCTGCAGCGATAAAATAGATAGAGTATAGACGGCGCACCAAAGTTCCAGGCAGAATTACTATTGAAAATCCGGGAAGGGCCTTTCAATAATTGACTGGCTTGGGAAGCCTGTTCGGCCATAGCATTTAAATCATTATATCTTGTAAACATATTTGAAAATGCCAGTTCTCCCAATAGCCAGTTCCTTTTTTCTTCGTCCTGAATACTGCCGATATCCTCAATAAGCTCCTTGTACTGTACGGTATATAACTCTTTTTCATTAAACAAAAATAACTTTGAAACATAAAACAAAACCGCCAGCGGATGTTGTCTTTTTATTGCCGTTGGGCATTCGGCAAAATATCTAAGCAACATTTCTCTATGGCTATTATTAATACTTTCGCCTCTATCAAGCTCAAATACCGTTAATAGCTTGTCAAAATCAGCGGCTTTATAAAAATAATGCATAGCGTTTATATAATCACGAACACTTAAATACCATTCTCCCGCCATCGCATAAATCGATCGCTGCTTCTTCTCCTCTTGCCTATCCAGTAAGTCCCGCAGAAAACTGGTAAAAACATTATGAATCTGATAGGTCTTGCTAACATTATCATATGTTGTAAAGGCATTTTTAGCGACAAGCTGGCATAACAAAACCTCGGCATTATCCTTATTCCACATGGCTTTAGCCTGCTTTAAGCTAAAGCTGTCAAAGATACACACAACTTCCAAAAAAGCCTTTAACTCCGGAGAGCAATTACGATAAACGACCTTTTCAATAAGTTCATGAAGAGTGGCCTGACACTCAATCCGCCCTTCCTGCATAATACTTAACATGCAAAGATATAAGGCGCTGACCCAGCCTTCGGTATAAGCATAGAGCGCGGATGCTTCCTGTTGCTTTAGCTGTACACCGCAAAGCTTATAATATTCAATAATTTCATC of Veillonellaceae bacterium contains these proteins:
- a CDS encoding helix-turn-helix transcriptional regulator, whose amino-acid sequence is MSTYNPKALYIRKPIRKALEKVWEYPLTVIEAPMGYGKTTAVREYLKNCKAKVLWQTVADDSISGFWNGFCRLIAKLNNQCAISLIDLGAPTSSICREESLDLITGLVFSRKTVIVIDDYHLLSCESIDKFFECLIKKAHPNLHIIVISREMFSENTAELMLKGYCYLIDKRNFEFTQDEIIEYYKLCGVQLKQQEASALYAYTEGWVSALYLCMLSIMQEGRIECQATLHELIEKVVYRNCSPELKAFLEVVCIFDSFSLKQAKAMWNKDNAEVLLCQLVAKNAFTTYDNVSKTYQIHNVFTSFLRDLLDRQEEKKQRSIYAMAGEWYLSVRDYINAMHYFYKAADFDKLLTVFELDRGESINNSHREMLLRYFAECPTAIKRQHPLAVLFYVSKLFLFNEKELYTVQYKELIEDIGSIQDEEKRNWLLGELAFSNMFTRYNDLNAMAEQASQASQLLKGPSRIFNSNSAWNFGAPSILYLFYRCSGELEKQAQQIMELIHRYCQITAGHGAGGDYVMQAERYYYCGDFENAEINNHKAMYIAGCHQQLGIMLCAMFLQIRLALIKGDLSSALDVLQQMRSEVKKNRKYMYVDLVDMCEGYIYSCLGQAYKIPNWILHGQLQESRLHYPCYAFFNIIYGRGLLLKGEYTKLLGIATQFISIASVFPHLLGHVYTYIYMAAAHYRLNHYQEGQAALKKAIDIAAPDQLIMPFVENGDYISNILIDLAQDGNCVEFIGHVRKVYASVSKNVEGMIANIEQHFGITRLTARELEIAELVAQGLSNHIIATKLSIAEVTVKKALQKIYAKLGIGSRAVLVRLFTEQKKG
- a CDS encoding DUF2442 domain-containing protein, which produces METKGMLKMKILRVVPDNRQYITAYFDNNHSIKIDMKDKLQTARFSNLRNMELFMAPKTDGRAILWSGGISIGISELMEMASR